In a single window of the Lineus longissimus chromosome 4, tnLinLong1.2, whole genome shotgun sequence genome:
- the LOC135486115 gene encoding mitogen-activated protein kinase kinase kinase 1-like isoform X1: MATKVSVCPRDTGQVEISNDSTLIPCSTQLRSRRRSSKSPQHDRKLDAEERCEDLERRVDSPVERLAKDGKRLAKDDRLEDSRIRERLKSGLKKDGQEKKARGPMVAKPNVLPPSSAAPSSTAQITGSNGISSSGLTTRRYNRTPSPNYSDSAFTRQVVSRPNSPVSRGKSPSNSVKVKQNSLSSGRRTPSPSSVLDPVLNSDAAKKRVNKALKARLYLLQQIGPNSLQIGGDSPSHKFKVIIGPQSCSCGKGPHCIHLLFVMLRVLQVSESDPSLWNRELKNFEVESLFANFYDRRKKKRKSRSPSAGREKKRDENIRSSQESLSGSDTGTNEEEDLCPICLLEMIDGESLVQCEDGCQNKLHHHCISIWFEECRLQNDPLICPLCRTKWSLKQLHQRGNDQKEHCPRAPSPPNAHEMFLPKAEDITEEHRDLAGPWIRLFGEDLVSCLFSRSWVVRETSMPHLSQRVMSALTGETSGGLATNAPEQPTKEELVQSCCEVLAMVCGDPVYKVLVAGLKCLRNLLSCLACTTEEEVAWLKKCLMPVVEIILTKCADSNRRTSQLALSTLEELAKCQQGELAIGRRTTTTDIVGLDDGVDFILKCILKDYSQHSVHWQWLLGRLYMIDRLIDRYPTHFILRQHASEHEDGEKIPGNYERLLSVLKFALKEVNNSHTKIGKYARRVYILSARLTVHIPEIFSQIEGMLSSLDRSLHLRMKRRLSVVANEFTVAQEVALMVQHEPAYDHNAFVTETEEAPQQSDEQTLIPEVPQDPRARRRRNSSPTKRRKSSIPRACRQSDEESNLNLPEGHLTPPPTPKSNENSSHFGYENHQGSGSSTSGKPPIPPRKCGCEQKSNYRPNGSIRHTISLPASREVDLSDVTLSPPTPEDKLITFKTEVATSPKRNIKKPRLPLDTAGWYHTDDPYGCKDEIEEEEMIALACAMEASTLQQEKLPYVPGLSTKPHEVATIKIQPEEEDDVDSFKSVYREDVDWLKGPVLGTGAFSTCYQARDAKTGTIMAMKQIAFCRNSGSDQEKVVDSIKEEFGLMTKLNHPNIVRILGATQEGCHFNMFVEWMPGGSVAYLLEKYGPFTETVLISYTHQVLKGLSYLHEHHIVHRDLKGANLLVDSSGKQVRIADFGASAKLSAHQTQAGEFKGQLLGTVAFMAPEVLRGENYGRSCDIWSIGCVMIEMATCKPPWNASDLSNHLALIFKIASATKAPPIPDHLTPPVRDLMLRCLEHNSEDRPQAKECLKHPLFTQYQPAVRDTGD, encoded by the exons ATGGCCACGAAAGTAAGCGTGTGTCCTCGGGATACAGGACAAGTGGAGATTTCAAACGATTCCACTTTAATTCCTTGCTCAACGCAGCTAAGAAGTCGACGGCGGTCATCGAAGTCCCCACAGCATGACAGGAAATTGGATGCTGAAGAACGATGTGAGGACTTGGAACGAAGAGTAGATTCGCCTGTTGAAAG GTTGGCAAAAGATGGCAAAAGACTGGCTAAGGATGACAGGCTGGAAGACAGCAGAATCCGTGAGCGACTTAAGTCTGGTTTGAAGAAAGATGGCCAAGAGAAGAAAGCAAGGGGACCCATG GTTGCTAAGCCAAATGTGTTACCTCCTTCATCGGCAGCACCCTCATCAACTGCTCAG ATCACAGGCAGCAATGGTATTTCATCATCAGGCCTCACCACCAGGCGTTACAATCGTACTCCGTCCCCGAACTATTCAGATAGTGCCTTCACAAGACAAGTCGTTAGCCGTCCAAACTCTCCTGTATCTAGAGGGAAATCGCCAAGTAATTCG GTAAAAGTCAAACAAAACAGCCTTAGCAGTGGTCGCCGTACCCCTTCACCAAGTAGTGTCCTGGACCCTGTCCTGAACAGCGATGCCGCCAAGAAACGTGTCAACAAGGCACTGAAAGCGCGGTTATACCTCTTGCAACAGATAGGACCCAACTCGCTCCAGATTGGTGGGGACTCGCCGAGCcacaagttcaaggtcatcattGGCCCACAG AGCTGCAGCTGTGGTAAAGGGCCACATTGTATTCATCTCCTGTTCGTCATGTTGAGGGTGCTGCAAGTGAGTGAGAGTGATCCCTCTCTCTGGAACAGGGAACTCAAGAATTTTGAG GTTGAGTCCCTCTTTGCCAACTTTTACGATCGGAGGAAGAAGAAACGGAAGTCTAGATCTCCAAGTGCCGGTCGTGAGAAGAAGAGAGATGAAAACATCCGCTCATCCCAAGAGAGCCTTAGTGGCAGTGATACGGG TACGAATGAGGAGGAAGATCTATGTCCCATCTGCCTGTTGGAGATGATTGATGGGGAAAGCCTGGTCCAGTGCGAGGATGGCTGCCAGAATAAGTTACATCATCACTGCATATCAATTT GGTTTGAGGAGTGCCGGCTTCAGAATGATCCGTTGATCTGCCCCCTGTGCCGCACCAAGTGGAGTCTGAAGCAGCTTCATCAAAG GGGCAACGATCAGAAAGAGCATTGTCCCAGGGCACCGTCGCCACCAAACGCTCATGAAATGTTTCTACCGAAAGCAGAAGATATTACGGAGGAGCATAGGGACCTGGCTGGACCATGGATCAGG CTGTTTGGTGAAGACCTAGTGTCATGCCTCTTCTCCCGCAGTTGGGTTGTGCGAGAGACGTCCATGCCCCACCTAAGCCAGCGTGTGATGTCAGCATTGACTGGAGAGACCAGTGGTGGCCTTGCTACAAATGCACCAGAACAGCCAACTAAGGAAGAGTTGGTCCAATCCTGCTGTGAAGTTTTAGCCATGGTGTGTGGGGACCCTGTCTACAAAGTCCTAGTGGCTGGCCTG AAATGTTTAAGGAATCTCCTATCCTGTCTCGCCTGCACAACAGAGGAGGAAGTCGCCTGGTTAAAGAAATGTCTGATGCCGGTCGTCGAGATAATTCTGACGAAATGTGCGGACTCGAACAGAAGAACAAGTCAACTGGCATTATCGACACTGGAAGAGTTAGCTAAATGCCAACAGGGGGAGCTAGCTATTGGGAGGAGGACTACCACAACAG ATATCGTGGGCCTTGACGATGGTGTTGATTTCATCCTGAAATGCATCTTAAAAGACTACTCACAGCACAGTGTCCATTGGCAATGGTTGCTTGGGCGACTGTACATGATTGATAGGTTGATTGACAGATACCCAACCCATTTCATCCTGCGGCAACATGCGTCTGAACACGAGGATGGGGAAAAAATTCCGGGAAATTACGAACGTTTGTTGTCGGTGCTCAAGTTTGCCTTGAAAGAAGTGAACAATTCACACACCAAGATTGGTAAATATGCGCGAAGGGTGTACATCCTGAGTGCTCGGTTGACCGTCCACATTCCTGAAATATTCAGCCAAATTGAGGGCATGTTGTCGTCGCTGGACCGTAGTCTTCATTTACGGATGAAACGTAGGTTATCTGTTGTTGCAAATGAGTTCACAGTTGCCCAAGAGGTGGCGTTGATGGTACAACATGAGCCTGCATATGATCACAACGCATTTGTCACAGAAACTGAAGAAGCTCCCCAACAAAGTGACGAGCAAACGTTAATTCCGGAAGTGCCTCAAGATCCTCGTGCAAGAAGGCGGAGAAATTCTTCCCCAACAAAACGTAGGAAATCGAGCATACCAAGAGCTTGCAGGCAATCTGATGAAGAGAGCAATCTTAATTTGCCAGAGGGCCATCTAACGCCCCCGCCAACTccaaaatcaaatgaaaattcTAGCCATTTTGGCTACGAAAATCATCAAGGCAGCGGATCTTCCACCTCTGGGAAACCACCGATTCCACCTCGGAAATGTGGATGCGAGCAGAAGTCGAATTACCGACCAAATGGGTCCATCCGTCATACGATTAGTCTTCCAGCGTCCAGAGAGGTTGATCTTTCAGATGTCACCCTGTCCCCACCTACACCAGAGGATAAGCTCATCACATTCAAAACGGAGGTTGCCACATCGCCAAAGCGGAATATCAAGAAGCCACGACTGCCATTGGATACTGCAG GATGGTATCACACGGATGATCCTTATGGCTGTAAGGATGAgattgaagaagaagagatgatAGCTTTAGCATGCGCGATGGAGGCCTCCACATTGCAACAAGAAAAGCTACCCTACGTTCCTGGTCTCTCCACCAAACCACACGAGGTGGCAACAATCAAAATACAACCTGAG GAGGAAGATGATGTTGACTCGTTCAAGTCGGTGTATCGGGAGGATGTGGATTGGCTGAAGGGGCCGGTGTTGGGTACTGGAGCTTTCAGTACGTGTTACCAGGCCAGGGATGCGAAGACTGGTACTATTATGGCCATGAAACAG ATTGCATTTTGTCGGAACTCGGGCTCTGATCAAGAAAAAGTGGTTGACTCTATCAAAGAGGAGTTTGGCCTGATGACCAAGTTGAACCATCCGAACATAGTGCGTATCCTTGGTGCTACTCAGGAGGGATGTCACTTTAATATGTTCGTCGAATGGATGCCAG gTGGTTCGGTGGCATACCTGCTCGAAAAGTATGGACCCTTCACAGAGACTGTGCTCATCAGCTACACGCATCAGGTCCTGAAGGGTCTCTCCTACCTCCACGAACACCATATCGTGCACAGAGACCTTAAAGGTGCAAATTTGCTCGTCGATAGCTCAGGAAAACAAGTGCGGATTGCCGACTTTGGTGCCTCTGCCAAGCTGTCTGCACATCAGACTCAAGCCGGTGAATTCAAGGGACAATTGCTTGGGACGGTTGCCTTTATGGCCCCAGAG GTTCTACGAGGGGAGAATTATGGGCGAAGTTGTGACATCTGGAGTATAGGCTGTGTGATGATTGAGATGGCCACATGTAAACCACCGTGGAACGCTTCGGATTTATCGAATCATTTAGCATTGATTTTCAAG attgCATCTGCAACGAAAGCACCCCCCATCCCAGACCATCTGACCCCTCCAGTTCGGGATCTTATGCTGCGTTGCTTGGAACATAATTCCGAGGACCGACCGCAGGCCAAGGAGTGTCTCAAGCACCCATTGTTTACGCAATATCAACCAGCTGTGCGCGACACTGGTGACTGA
- the LOC135486115 gene encoding mitogen-activated protein kinase kinase kinase 1-like isoform X2, giving the protein MGTVVQWDIEFRLAKDGKRLAKDDRLEDSRIRERLKSGLKKDGQEKKARGPMVAKPNVLPPSSAAPSSTAQITGSNGISSSGLTTRRYNRTPSPNYSDSAFTRQVVSRPNSPVSRGKSPSNSVKVKQNSLSSGRRTPSPSSVLDPVLNSDAAKKRVNKALKARLYLLQQIGPNSLQIGGDSPSHKFKVIIGPQSCSCGKGPHCIHLLFVMLRVLQVSESDPSLWNRELKNFEVESLFANFYDRRKKKRKSRSPSAGREKKRDENIRSSQESLSGSDTGTNEEEDLCPICLLEMIDGESLVQCEDGCQNKLHHHCISIWFEECRLQNDPLICPLCRTKWSLKQLHQRGNDQKEHCPRAPSPPNAHEMFLPKAEDITEEHRDLAGPWIRLFGEDLVSCLFSRSWVVRETSMPHLSQRVMSALTGETSGGLATNAPEQPTKEELVQSCCEVLAMVCGDPVYKVLVAGLKCLRNLLSCLACTTEEEVAWLKKCLMPVVEIILTKCADSNRRTSQLALSTLEELAKCQQGELAIGRRTTTTDIVGLDDGVDFILKCILKDYSQHSVHWQWLLGRLYMIDRLIDRYPTHFILRQHASEHEDGEKIPGNYERLLSVLKFALKEVNNSHTKIGKYARRVYILSARLTVHIPEIFSQIEGMLSSLDRSLHLRMKRRLSVVANEFTVAQEVALMVQHEPAYDHNAFVTETEEAPQQSDEQTLIPEVPQDPRARRRRNSSPTKRRKSSIPRACRQSDEESNLNLPEGHLTPPPTPKSNENSSHFGYENHQGSGSSTSGKPPIPPRKCGCEQKSNYRPNGSIRHTISLPASREVDLSDVTLSPPTPEDKLITFKTEVATSPKRNIKKPRLPLDTAGWYHTDDPYGCKDEIEEEEMIALACAMEASTLQQEKLPYVPGLSTKPHEVATIKIQPEEEDDVDSFKSVYREDVDWLKGPVLGTGAFSTCYQARDAKTGTIMAMKQIAFCRNSGSDQEKVVDSIKEEFGLMTKLNHPNIVRILGATQEGCHFNMFVEWMPGGSVAYLLEKYGPFTETVLISYTHQVLKGLSYLHEHHIVHRDLKGANLLVDSSGKQVRIADFGASAKLSAHQTQAGEFKGQLLGTVAFMAPEVLRGENYGRSCDIWSIGCVMIEMATCKPPWNASDLSNHLALIFKIASATKAPPIPDHLTPPVRDLMLRCLEHNSEDRPQAKECLKHPLFTQYQPAVRDTGD; this is encoded by the exons ATGGGGACAGTCGTGCAGTGGGACATTGAATTTAG GTTGGCAAAAGATGGCAAAAGACTGGCTAAGGATGACAGGCTGGAAGACAGCAGAATCCGTGAGCGACTTAAGTCTGGTTTGAAGAAAGATGGCCAAGAGAAGAAAGCAAGGGGACCCATG GTTGCTAAGCCAAATGTGTTACCTCCTTCATCGGCAGCACCCTCATCAACTGCTCAG ATCACAGGCAGCAATGGTATTTCATCATCAGGCCTCACCACCAGGCGTTACAATCGTACTCCGTCCCCGAACTATTCAGATAGTGCCTTCACAAGACAAGTCGTTAGCCGTCCAAACTCTCCTGTATCTAGAGGGAAATCGCCAAGTAATTCG GTAAAAGTCAAACAAAACAGCCTTAGCAGTGGTCGCCGTACCCCTTCACCAAGTAGTGTCCTGGACCCTGTCCTGAACAGCGATGCCGCCAAGAAACGTGTCAACAAGGCACTGAAAGCGCGGTTATACCTCTTGCAACAGATAGGACCCAACTCGCTCCAGATTGGTGGGGACTCGCCGAGCcacaagttcaaggtcatcattGGCCCACAG AGCTGCAGCTGTGGTAAAGGGCCACATTGTATTCATCTCCTGTTCGTCATGTTGAGGGTGCTGCAAGTGAGTGAGAGTGATCCCTCTCTCTGGAACAGGGAACTCAAGAATTTTGAG GTTGAGTCCCTCTTTGCCAACTTTTACGATCGGAGGAAGAAGAAACGGAAGTCTAGATCTCCAAGTGCCGGTCGTGAGAAGAAGAGAGATGAAAACATCCGCTCATCCCAAGAGAGCCTTAGTGGCAGTGATACGGG TACGAATGAGGAGGAAGATCTATGTCCCATCTGCCTGTTGGAGATGATTGATGGGGAAAGCCTGGTCCAGTGCGAGGATGGCTGCCAGAATAAGTTACATCATCACTGCATATCAATTT GGTTTGAGGAGTGCCGGCTTCAGAATGATCCGTTGATCTGCCCCCTGTGCCGCACCAAGTGGAGTCTGAAGCAGCTTCATCAAAG GGGCAACGATCAGAAAGAGCATTGTCCCAGGGCACCGTCGCCACCAAACGCTCATGAAATGTTTCTACCGAAAGCAGAAGATATTACGGAGGAGCATAGGGACCTGGCTGGACCATGGATCAGG CTGTTTGGTGAAGACCTAGTGTCATGCCTCTTCTCCCGCAGTTGGGTTGTGCGAGAGACGTCCATGCCCCACCTAAGCCAGCGTGTGATGTCAGCATTGACTGGAGAGACCAGTGGTGGCCTTGCTACAAATGCACCAGAACAGCCAACTAAGGAAGAGTTGGTCCAATCCTGCTGTGAAGTTTTAGCCATGGTGTGTGGGGACCCTGTCTACAAAGTCCTAGTGGCTGGCCTG AAATGTTTAAGGAATCTCCTATCCTGTCTCGCCTGCACAACAGAGGAGGAAGTCGCCTGGTTAAAGAAATGTCTGATGCCGGTCGTCGAGATAATTCTGACGAAATGTGCGGACTCGAACAGAAGAACAAGTCAACTGGCATTATCGACACTGGAAGAGTTAGCTAAATGCCAACAGGGGGAGCTAGCTATTGGGAGGAGGACTACCACAACAG ATATCGTGGGCCTTGACGATGGTGTTGATTTCATCCTGAAATGCATCTTAAAAGACTACTCACAGCACAGTGTCCATTGGCAATGGTTGCTTGGGCGACTGTACATGATTGATAGGTTGATTGACAGATACCCAACCCATTTCATCCTGCGGCAACATGCGTCTGAACACGAGGATGGGGAAAAAATTCCGGGAAATTACGAACGTTTGTTGTCGGTGCTCAAGTTTGCCTTGAAAGAAGTGAACAATTCACACACCAAGATTGGTAAATATGCGCGAAGGGTGTACATCCTGAGTGCTCGGTTGACCGTCCACATTCCTGAAATATTCAGCCAAATTGAGGGCATGTTGTCGTCGCTGGACCGTAGTCTTCATTTACGGATGAAACGTAGGTTATCTGTTGTTGCAAATGAGTTCACAGTTGCCCAAGAGGTGGCGTTGATGGTACAACATGAGCCTGCATATGATCACAACGCATTTGTCACAGAAACTGAAGAAGCTCCCCAACAAAGTGACGAGCAAACGTTAATTCCGGAAGTGCCTCAAGATCCTCGTGCAAGAAGGCGGAGAAATTCTTCCCCAACAAAACGTAGGAAATCGAGCATACCAAGAGCTTGCAGGCAATCTGATGAAGAGAGCAATCTTAATTTGCCAGAGGGCCATCTAACGCCCCCGCCAACTccaaaatcaaatgaaaattcTAGCCATTTTGGCTACGAAAATCATCAAGGCAGCGGATCTTCCACCTCTGGGAAACCACCGATTCCACCTCGGAAATGTGGATGCGAGCAGAAGTCGAATTACCGACCAAATGGGTCCATCCGTCATACGATTAGTCTTCCAGCGTCCAGAGAGGTTGATCTTTCAGATGTCACCCTGTCCCCACCTACACCAGAGGATAAGCTCATCACATTCAAAACGGAGGTTGCCACATCGCCAAAGCGGAATATCAAGAAGCCACGACTGCCATTGGATACTGCAG GATGGTATCACACGGATGATCCTTATGGCTGTAAGGATGAgattgaagaagaagagatgatAGCTTTAGCATGCGCGATGGAGGCCTCCACATTGCAACAAGAAAAGCTACCCTACGTTCCTGGTCTCTCCACCAAACCACACGAGGTGGCAACAATCAAAATACAACCTGAG GAGGAAGATGATGTTGACTCGTTCAAGTCGGTGTATCGGGAGGATGTGGATTGGCTGAAGGGGCCGGTGTTGGGTACTGGAGCTTTCAGTACGTGTTACCAGGCCAGGGATGCGAAGACTGGTACTATTATGGCCATGAAACAG ATTGCATTTTGTCGGAACTCGGGCTCTGATCAAGAAAAAGTGGTTGACTCTATCAAAGAGGAGTTTGGCCTGATGACCAAGTTGAACCATCCGAACATAGTGCGTATCCTTGGTGCTACTCAGGAGGGATGTCACTTTAATATGTTCGTCGAATGGATGCCAG gTGGTTCGGTGGCATACCTGCTCGAAAAGTATGGACCCTTCACAGAGACTGTGCTCATCAGCTACACGCATCAGGTCCTGAAGGGTCTCTCCTACCTCCACGAACACCATATCGTGCACAGAGACCTTAAAGGTGCAAATTTGCTCGTCGATAGCTCAGGAAAACAAGTGCGGATTGCCGACTTTGGTGCCTCTGCCAAGCTGTCTGCACATCAGACTCAAGCCGGTGAATTCAAGGGACAATTGCTTGGGACGGTTGCCTTTATGGCCCCAGAG GTTCTACGAGGGGAGAATTATGGGCGAAGTTGTGACATCTGGAGTATAGGCTGTGTGATGATTGAGATGGCCACATGTAAACCACCGTGGAACGCTTCGGATTTATCGAATCATTTAGCATTGATTTTCAAG attgCATCTGCAACGAAAGCACCCCCCATCCCAGACCATCTGACCCCTCCAGTTCGGGATCTTATGCTGCGTTGCTTGGAACATAATTCCGAGGACCGACCGCAGGCCAAGGAGTGTCTCAAGCACCCATTGTTTACGCAATATCAACCAGCTGTGCGCGACACTGGTGACTGA
- the LOC135486592 gene encoding peroxiredoxin-2-like isoform X3, which translates to MDNDKEYKVMTTSQLKMCGPAPAFKSDAVMPSTEFKEISLSDYKDKYLVFFFYPLDFTFVCPTEIIAFSDRVEEFKAINCEVLACSCDSKFSHLAWINTPRKKGGLGEMKIPLMEDKNCSIARAYGVLKEDEGIPYRGLFIIDGKQNLRQITINDLPVGRSVDEVLRLVQAFQFTDTHGEVCPAGWKPGAKTMKPDTKGSKDYFEKSN; encoded by the exons ATGGATAATGATAAG GAATACAAAGTCATGACTACGTCACAGCTGAAGATGTGCGGCCCCGCGCCGGCGTTTAAGTCCGATGCCGTTATGCCCAGCACAGAATTCAAAGAAATCTCACTGTCTGACTACAAGGACAAGTACttggtcttcttcttctatCCGTTGGATTT TACATTTGTATGCCCGACCGAGATCATTGCATTCAGCGACCGTGTCGAGGAGTTCAAGGCCATCAACTGTGAGGTACTTGCCTGTTCCTGTGATAGTAAATTCTCGCATTTAGCATG GATTAACACTCCACGCAAGAAAGGAGGTCTTGGTGAAATGAAGATCCCCCTTATGGAGGACAAGAATTGCTCCATTGCCCGGGCCTATGGGGTGCTGAAGGAGGATGAAGGCATTCCATACCG TGGCCTGTTCATCATTGATGGCAAACAGAATCTTCGCCAAATCACCATTAATGACTTGCCCGTTGGCCGCAGCGTTGATGAAGTCCTTCGTCTTGTCCAAGCTTTCCAATTTACTGACACCCATGGGGAAG TTTGTCCTGCTGGTTGGAAACCAGGTGCAAAGACCATGAAGCCTGACACGAAAGGCAGCAAAGATTATTTCGAGAAGTCAAACTAA
- the LOC135486592 gene encoding peroxiredoxin-2-like isoform X2, producing the protein MSVTPPSKRRRLEMLNGHVDEYKVMTTSQLKMCGPAPAFKSDAVMPSTEFKEISLSDYKDKYLVFFFYPLDFTFVCPTEIIAFSDRVEEFKAINCEVLACSCDSKFSHLAWINTPRKKGGLGEMKIPLMEDKNCSIARAYGVLKEDEGIPYRGLFIIDGKQNLRQITINDLPVGRSVDEVLRLVQAFQFTDTHGEVCPAGWKPGAKTMKPDTKGSKDYFEKSN; encoded by the exons GAATACAAAGTCATGACTACGTCACAGCTGAAGATGTGCGGCCCCGCGCCGGCGTTTAAGTCCGATGCCGTTATGCCCAGCACAGAATTCAAAGAAATCTCACTGTCTGACTACAAGGACAAGTACttggtcttcttcttctatCCGTTGGATTT TACATTTGTATGCCCGACCGAGATCATTGCATTCAGCGACCGTGTCGAGGAGTTCAAGGCCATCAACTGTGAGGTACTTGCCTGTTCCTGTGATAGTAAATTCTCGCATTTAGCATG GATTAACACTCCACGCAAGAAAGGAGGTCTTGGTGAAATGAAGATCCCCCTTATGGAGGACAAGAATTGCTCCATTGCCCGGGCCTATGGGGTGCTGAAGGAGGATGAAGGCATTCCATACCG TGGCCTGTTCATCATTGATGGCAAACAGAATCTTCGCCAAATCACCATTAATGACTTGCCCGTTGGCCGCAGCGTTGATGAAGTCCTTCGTCTTGTCCAAGCTTTCCAATTTACTGACACCCATGGGGAAG TTTGTCCTGCTGGTTGGAAACCAGGTGCAAAGACCATGAAGCCTGACACGAAAGGCAGCAAAGATTATTTCGAGAAGTCAAACTAA
- the LOC135486592 gene encoding peroxiredoxin-2-like isoform X4 has translation MTTSQLKMCGPAPAFKSDAVMPSTEFKEISLSDYKDKYLVFFFYPLDFTFVCPTEIIAFSDRVEEFKAINCEVLACSCDSKFSHLAWINTPRKKGGLGEMKIPLMEDKNCSIARAYGVLKEDEGIPYRGLFIIDGKQNLRQITINDLPVGRSVDEVLRLVQAFQFTDTHGEVCPAGWKPGAKTMKPDTKGSKDYFEKSN, from the exons ATGACTACGTCACAGCTGAAGATGTGCGGCCCCGCGCCGGCGTTTAAGTCCGATGCCGTTATGCCCAGCACAGAATTCAAAGAAATCTCACTGTCTGACTACAAGGACAAGTACttggtcttcttcttctatCCGTTGGATTT TACATTTGTATGCCCGACCGAGATCATTGCATTCAGCGACCGTGTCGAGGAGTTCAAGGCCATCAACTGTGAGGTACTTGCCTGTTCCTGTGATAGTAAATTCTCGCATTTAGCATG GATTAACACTCCACGCAAGAAAGGAGGTCTTGGTGAAATGAAGATCCCCCTTATGGAGGACAAGAATTGCTCCATTGCCCGGGCCTATGGGGTGCTGAAGGAGGATGAAGGCATTCCATACCG TGGCCTGTTCATCATTGATGGCAAACAGAATCTTCGCCAAATCACCATTAATGACTTGCCCGTTGGCCGCAGCGTTGATGAAGTCCTTCGTCTTGTCCAAGCTTTCCAATTTACTGACACCCATGGGGAAG TTTGTCCTGCTGGTTGGAAACCAGGTGCAAAGACCATGAAGCCTGACACGAAAGGCAGCAAAGATTATTTCGAGAAGTCAAACTAA
- the LOC135486592 gene encoding peroxiredoxin-2-like isoform X1: MKFAIHVQNLIIITLSLVCRCIMEYKVMTTSQLKMCGPAPAFKSDAVMPSTEFKEISLSDYKDKYLVFFFYPLDFTFVCPTEIIAFSDRVEEFKAINCEVLACSCDSKFSHLAWINTPRKKGGLGEMKIPLMEDKNCSIARAYGVLKEDEGIPYRGLFIIDGKQNLRQITINDLPVGRSVDEVLRLVQAFQFTDTHGEVCPAGWKPGAKTMKPDTKGSKDYFEKSN, encoded by the exons CAAAACCTGATAATCATTACCCTGTCCCTGGTGTGCCGGTGTATAATG GAATACAAAGTCATGACTACGTCACAGCTGAAGATGTGCGGCCCCGCGCCGGCGTTTAAGTCCGATGCCGTTATGCCCAGCACAGAATTCAAAGAAATCTCACTGTCTGACTACAAGGACAAGTACttggtcttcttcttctatCCGTTGGATTT TACATTTGTATGCCCGACCGAGATCATTGCATTCAGCGACCGTGTCGAGGAGTTCAAGGCCATCAACTGTGAGGTACTTGCCTGTTCCTGTGATAGTAAATTCTCGCATTTAGCATG GATTAACACTCCACGCAAGAAAGGAGGTCTTGGTGAAATGAAGATCCCCCTTATGGAGGACAAGAATTGCTCCATTGCCCGGGCCTATGGGGTGCTGAAGGAGGATGAAGGCATTCCATACCG TGGCCTGTTCATCATTGATGGCAAACAGAATCTTCGCCAAATCACCATTAATGACTTGCCCGTTGGCCGCAGCGTTGATGAAGTCCTTCGTCTTGTCCAAGCTTTCCAATTTACTGACACCCATGGGGAAG TTTGTCCTGCTGGTTGGAAACCAGGTGCAAAGACCATGAAGCCTGACACGAAAGGCAGCAAAGATTATTTCGAGAAGTCAAACTAA